DNA from Planctomycetota bacterium:
AAGCTCGAAGTTCGCACCCGACAGAACACTGCCGAGGATCGTCTTCAGCTGGGCGTCTGGCTCGGCACCGACAAAGTAGTGCCACAGCCGGCCGGCGATGTACGGCGCACAAGCCGGGTGCATGGCGAGGAGCCGAATGACCTCGTCCCCGCCGAAGCGTCCGCTGCGGCCGAAGACGGTTTTGATGCCGTTGTCGTGTCGGACGTCGTAGAACACGAATTCGACGCCGTCATGGGTCCAGCCGGTGAAGCAGCGGGCGACCTCTTTGATGTCGTTTTCGGTGTAGTTGCCGACGCCCAGCGTAAAGAGCTCCATGAGCTCACGGGCGTAGTTCTCGTTCGGGCTGCTGGCGACGTTCTGGTCGTTGTTGAGGTAGCCCAGCATCGCCGGGTCGCGACTCATCTGGGAGACCAGCTCGATGAAGTTGCCGGCGGCGAACTTGCGGAGCGTCTCGTTCTGATTCCAGAGCCGCCAAGAGCCCTCTCGGTCGTCGCGGATGGAGCTGGTGAAGTGCCCCGCCCAGAACAGCGTCAGCTTCTCCTGCAGCGGGTACGGCCCGTCAACCATCCGTCGAAGCCACCAGGCCTGACAAGCGACGATGTGCTGCAGGCTGGAACGCGTCCACTGCTGCCGCAAAAGCTGTCGCTGCGTGCGCGCTTCCTCGCCGACGCCGCGCCCGACTTGAGACATGGCTTGACGGCGTTCCTGACGCGTCCGCGGAACGTCGGCCAAGGCAGAGTCGTCGGGAACGTCGGTGCGCGACATCTCAGACGCCGAGGCATCGGGGAAATCGAGCAAGAGGTCGACCGCCCCGGACACGCCCAGCTTCTGGACAAGTGCGATTTCGTCGGGCGTGCCGCCGAAGGTCGCGCGGTTGAGCAAGTGCCCAGCCTTGACAGCATCAAACGGGTCGCCGTCACTCGGCTCCCACGGCTGAAGGTTTTCGGGCAGAGATCGTGTAAAGGAATTGGACACCATGCAGCGACTCCTCTCGCTCAACGCCGGTCGATGGCGGTTTATTCTGCGACAATCCTATGAGATCGGTCGGCAGCCGGTGCAGCCGTTAGCGATCGCTGTTAAGTTGGGAAAATGCAGCCCAATGTGGTCCTGATTGTTGGCGAAGACACCGGTCGTTTGCTCGGCTGCTACGGCGATCACTACGCCAAAACGCCCAATCTCGACCGTCTCGCATCGCAGGGCTGCCGGTTCGATCAGGCGTGGACGACTTCTCCGGTCTGTGCGCCCTCGCGCGCTGCGATGGTGACGGGGCAGTTTCCGACCAAGATCGGCACGCACCAAATGCGGTCGAAGCTGATCAACCCGCCGCGTCTCTTCACGCAGGATCTCCAGGACGCCGGCTACTACGTCTCCTGGCCGACCAAGCTCGACTTCAACTTCAAGGAGCCCGACGGCTGGGTCAACGATCGCGACCCGTGGATCGATCGTCTTCGCGAGGGCTCGCTGGGCGACGGCAAGCCGTTCTTCGCCTTCGTGAACCTCAACGAGACGCACGAGAGCGGCATGTGGCCAGTCGGCACCTTTGCTCCCGAGGTCGGCCACCCCGTCGAGAAGCCGCGCTCGCCCGCCGTATCCGATCCCGACGAAGCGCCGGTGCCGCCCTACCTGCCGGACGTGCCGGCCGTGCGGGAGGACATCGCGCGGCACTACGACAACATCCACAAGATCGACAAGGACGTCGGCGAGATCCTCGACGCCCTCGACGCCTCAGGGAAGGCCGACGACACGATCGTGCTCTTCATCGCCGACCACGGACGTGGTCTGCCACGCGAAAAACGCTGGCCGTACCCGGCGGGACTGCACATGCCGATGATCGTGCGGTGGCCCGGACATCTCGACGCGGGCAGCGTTCGGCACGACCTGGTGTCGTGGGTCGACTTCGCACCGACAATCAACAATCTCGCGGGCAGGGAACCGTCGCCGGACCATGACGGACGTGTCTTCCTCGGCGAAGCGACGCAACCCGGCCACGACGTTGTCTTCGGCGGGCGTGATCGCATGGACGAGTCGTTCGACCGTGTCCGCTCCTGCACCGACGGCCGGTGGCACTACGTCCGCAATTTTTTCCCTCAGCTTCCGTGCGCCCAGCGCAACCGCTACATGGAGCTCATGCCGACCGTTCAAACGATGCGGCAGATGAACCACGAGGGCACGCTCAAGGGGCCCGCGGCACTCTTCATGCAGCGGAGTAAGCCGGCCGAGGAGCTCTACGACCTTCAGACCGACTACGCGTGCGTCCGCAACCTCGCCGACGATCCGGCACGGGCCGGCATCCTGAAGCGTCTCAGCGAACGAATGGACCGCTGGCTTGAAGAAAAGCCGGACATGGGAGCGATCAAGGAACGCGACCTCATTGCACGCGGCATCGTTGAGGATCAGTTCCCTGGCATCTCCGAACGTCGCGGCGATCTGCCCGAGCCGTATCGCAGCGAGACTCAGAAGTCCGTCATGGAAGAGGACGAAGTCCCGCCCATGTGATGTGCCGGGTCACTCGGCCTGGCTGCGGAGCTTATAGAGCTCGGCCGAGACGGCCTGCGACGCTTCGAGCATCTCCGGATGCGGCTTGTCGGTCACGCTGACGAAGCCGATGCCGTGGTTCTCCGCGTCGAGCGATCGGCCGCTGGTGGGCTGATCAACCGCCTGGAACCAGTGGACGCCGACGATCTGCGGGTTCTGGGCAGCACTCTCGACGTACGCCTTGAACTTGTCGGCCCGGTCCTGGGCAGAACTGGCCTGAACGAGACCGCGTCCGAAGACGCCCTGCTCGCGCGTGCCGAAGTGGAACTCGCCGACGATGACCGGCTTGTCAATGTCGGCCGCCGGTCGCCAGGCACCGATCGAGTCGCGGTACAGGTTGGTCGACACCACGTCGCAGAACTCAGCCGCGACGCGGACGACCTGCGGGTTGGCGTAGGCGAGCAGACGATCGCCGAAGTAGAGCTTGTTCGGGGCCGCGTTTTCGAGGGCGTCGTGCACCGTCTGGTAGTACTTGCGGACGATCACTTCGTTGAAGGCGACCAGGTCGGCGATGCCGGCCTCAGTGGTCGGGGCGGGCGTCGGCTTCAGGAAGTCTGCGAAGCTCGCGTAGCTGCTGCCCCAGGCCTCGTTGAGCGCTTCGACCGAGTCGTAGCGTTCCTTCACCCAGTCGCGCATCGCCTGCTTGGCATACTCGTTGGGCTTGCCCTTCTCGACGACACCGGTGGCGAGATACGACGTGTCGCCCCACGAGAGCTCGTTGTCGACGAAGACGCCGATGCACCACGGGTCGTCCTTGCTCTCGGCCAGCATGCCGCCGATGCGTCGATCGAGCTCTCGGCGGAGCATCGGGTTCCACGGATCGCTCACGCGATTCCGCGTGCCCGGCTGCCACGGCAGCTTGGCAGAGTTGATGAAGACCCAGTCCGTGTACGGGATGGTCTTCTCCTCGTGCAGCTCGTCGTCCGACCAGTTGGCGATGGTGTTGAAGCCCCAAGTGACAAGACGCTTGGGCGTCCGCTCAAGCCACTCGTCGCGCCAGTTGTCGCCGTACTTGCGGTACAGGTTGGCCGAGTAGAAGGCAAAGCAAGGCACCTCGCCGCTCTCGTAGTCGCCCCGCTTGACTTGGCCGGTGCCGAGGAACTGCTCCATGT
Protein-coding regions in this window:
- a CDS encoding DUF1800 domain-containing protein codes for the protein MVSNSFTRSLPENLQPWEPSDGDPFDAVKAGHLLNRATFGGTPDEIALVQKLGVSGAVDLLLDFPDASASEMSRTDVPDDSALADVPRTRQERRQAMSQVGRGVGEEARTQRQLLRQQWTRSSLQHIVACQAWWLRRMVDGPYPLQEKLTLFWAGHFTSSIRDDREGSWRLWNQNETLRKFAAGNFIELVSQMSRDPAMLGYLNNDQNVASSPNENYARELMELFTLGVGNYTENDIKEVARCFTGWTHDGVEFVFYDVRHDNGIKTVFGRSGRFGGDEVIRLLAMHPACAPYIAGRLWHYFVGAEPDAQLKTILGSVLSGANFELRPLLRVILRSRAFYSSDHIGNKIKSPVQLVAGSYRLFGSDLPGPRQVTRDLEKLGQIPFAPPNVKGWPGQYDGKRWINTATLLARYNLASNIAAQSRPTPSSEDPSEVVAYWLGRLIPRPIESIKTRRLTNAVGSPPSTSGTLDAVKLIVSMPEYQLC
- a CDS encoding sulfatase, which translates into the protein MQPNVVLIVGEDTGRLLGCYGDHYAKTPNLDRLASQGCRFDQAWTTSPVCAPSRAAMVTGQFPTKIGTHQMRSKLINPPRLFTQDLQDAGYYVSWPTKLDFNFKEPDGWVNDRDPWIDRLREGSLGDGKPFFAFVNLNETHESGMWPVGTFAPEVGHPVEKPRSPAVSDPDEAPVPPYLPDVPAVREDIARHYDNIHKIDKDVGEILDALDASGKADDTIVLFIADHGRGLPREKRWPYPAGLHMPMIVRWPGHLDAGSVRHDLVSWVDFAPTINNLAGREPSPDHDGRVFLGEATQPGHDVVFGGRDRMDESFDRVRSCTDGRWHYVRNFFPQLPCAQRNRYMELMPTVQTMRQMNHEGTLKGPAALFMQRSKPAEELYDLQTDYACVRNLADDPARAGILKRLSERMDRWLEEKPDMGAIKERDLIARGIVEDQFPGISERRGDLPEPYRSETQKSVMEEDEVPPM
- a CDS encoding beta-galactosidase; translation: MFSSLYPRLFVAAALVSPAAAIADSVTLVEPSQAAVDASSSLDSYMTLGEVDGQPVFVINFGDEKPYPHLGFRPESGEAWDLDAFEQVEVDVINLSTEALKIGIRVDNPGAGGGKNATGGSATVEPGMTGTIVVEFNRRTNMDLRAELLHMQHTPWGKRMPMTATIDPADVVKIQVFLQKPPREYQVAVTEVRAVGSYDPASAIAADPFFPFVDEFGQYIHGDWDGKVDSVEDLFADKAAEDEQLSEGYQLPGRDQYGGWLDGPKLEATGHFRTEKIDGVWHLVTPDGHLFWSLGVCVVKTGGMTPITEDRIGWFRNPPWESDPNMEQFLGTGQVKRGDYESGEVPCFAFYSANLYRKYGDNWRDEWLERTPKRLVTWGFNTIANWSDDELHEEKTIPYTDWVFINSAKLPWQPGTRNRVSDPWNPMLRRELDRRIGGMLAESKDDPWCIGVFVDNELSWGDTSYLATGVVEKGKPNEYAKQAMRDWVKERYDSVEALNEAWGSSYASFADFLKPTPAPTTEAGIADLVAFNEVIVRKYYQTVHDALENAAPNKLYFGDRLLAYANPQVVRVAAEFCDVVSTNLYRDSIGAWRPAADIDKPVIVGEFHFGTREQGVFGRGLVQASSAQDRADKFKAYVESAAQNPQIVGVHWFQAVDQPTSGRSLDAENHGIGFVSVTDKPHPEMLEASQAVSAELYKLRSQAE